In one Sphingomonas sanguinis genomic region, the following are encoded:
- the mnmE gene encoding tRNA uridine-5-carboxymethylaminomethyl(34) synthesis GTPase MnmE, translated as MTDTIFAVSSGQPPAAIAVIRVSGPAAFAAAERLGGRLPEARRASLRTLKDGAGAVLDSALLLSFPGPATATGEDLVELHCHGGRAVVAAVERALAEQPGVRRAEPGEFTRRALLNGRIDLAEAEGLADLLEAQTERQRRAAIGAVEGRVSQAVRGWLDRLAMLSAMIEAMLDFAEEDDVPLDQAAVARIKSEMHDLAIAMLEVVERPPVDRLHDGIRVVLAGPPNSGKSTLLNLLVEREAAIVSPIAGTTRDRIEASVVRAGVAYVLTDTAGLAEDTDDVIEAIGVTRAQEAILQADILLWMADTPPPRGDAIWLHTRADLPGREGLPEGRRLAVRRDDAASVAGVWDAIADTATGLLPREDTIGFKRHQQDQCRRAANALIAAPADDILLMAEELRVARHALAEVLGVSATETMLDALFGRFCLGK; from the coding sequence ATGACCGACACAATCTTCGCCGTCTCCAGCGGACAGCCGCCCGCCGCCATCGCGGTGATCCGCGTGAGCGGCCCGGCGGCCTTCGCAGCCGCCGAGCGGCTGGGCGGACGGTTGCCCGAGGCCCGTCGCGCGAGCCTGCGGACGTTGAAGGATGGGGCGGGAGCGGTGCTGGATTCGGCACTGCTGCTCTCCTTTCCCGGCCCGGCGACGGCTACCGGCGAGGATCTGGTCGAGCTGCACTGCCATGGCGGTCGCGCGGTGGTCGCGGCGGTCGAGCGGGCCTTGGCAGAACAGCCGGGCGTTCGCCGTGCCGAGCCGGGCGAATTCACCCGTCGCGCTTTGCTGAATGGCCGGATCGATCTGGCCGAGGCGGAAGGGCTGGCCGATCTGCTCGAAGCACAGACCGAACGCCAGCGCCGTGCCGCGATCGGTGCGGTCGAGGGGCGGGTGAGCCAGGCGGTGCGCGGCTGGCTGGATCGGCTGGCGATGCTGTCGGCGATGATCGAGGCGATGCTCGATTTCGCCGAAGAGGATGACGTGCCGCTCGATCAGGCGGCGGTGGCACGGATCAAAAGCGAGATGCACGATCTGGCTATCGCCATGCTGGAGGTGGTCGAGCGGCCGCCGGTCGACCGGCTTCACGACGGTATCCGCGTGGTGCTGGCCGGGCCGCCCAATAGCGGCAAGTCGACCTTGCTCAACCTGCTCGTCGAGCGTGAGGCGGCCATCGTCTCGCCGATCGCGGGCACGACCCGCGACCGGATCGAGGCGAGCGTGGTGCGCGCCGGGGTGGCCTATGTGCTGACCGATACCGCCGGACTGGCCGAGGATACCGATGACGTGATCGAGGCGATCGGCGTCACGCGTGCGCAGGAGGCGATCCTTCAGGCGGACATCCTGTTGTGGATGGCCGACACGCCTCCGCCGCGTGGTGACGCGATCTGGCTCCATACACGCGCCGATCTGCCGGGGAGGGAGGGGCTGCCCGAGGGACGGCGGCTGGCGGTGCGGCGTGATGATGCGGCCAGTGTTGCCGGTGTCTGGGACGCGATTGCGGACACCGCCACCGGGCTGTTGCCGCGCGAAGATACGATCGGATTCAAGCGGCATCAGCAGGACCAATGCCGCCGCGCCGCCAATGCGCTGATCGCCGCACCGGCCGATGACATTCTCTTGATGGCGGAGGAATTGCGGGTGGCACGACACGCGCTGGCGGAAGTGCTGGGCGTCAGTGCGACCGAGACGATGCTCGATGCACTGTTCGGGCGCTTTTGCCTTGGGAAATGA
- a CDS encoding thiamine phosphate synthase → MTDERLGEGLWTVLRRLPPGSGVVFRHHATPPAERRAIHRRVRRIAIARGLVLLIAGGGLPGDGVHKARRGRGLRSWPAHDRAEAVAGWKAGADLLFVSPVFPTRSHPSAPALGLARAMRIGRGLGLPRIALGGMNEQRFRQLRGVFQGWAAIDAWSSSYPMCSSSSGRADS, encoded by the coding sequence ATGACCGACGAGCGGCTGGGGGAGGGGCTTTGGACCGTGCTGCGCAGGCTGCCGCCGGGATCGGGGGTGGTGTTCCGTCACCACGCGACGCCCCCGGCCGAGCGGCGTGCGATTCACCGCCGGGTCCGGCGAATCGCCATAGCGCGGGGGCTGGTTCTGCTGATTGCGGGAGGCGGTTTGCCCGGCGATGGTGTACATAAGGCGAGGCGGGGCAGGGGGCTGAGAAGCTGGCCTGCGCATGATCGGGCGGAAGCGGTGGCGGGATGGAAGGCCGGGGCCGACCTTTTGTTCGTCTCGCCGGTCTTTCCCACGCGCTCGCATCCGAGTGCTCCGGCATTGGGCTTGGCAAGAGCAATGCGAATCGGACGCGGGCTCGGTCTGCCGCGAATCGCATTGGGCGGGATGAATGAACAGCGCTTCCGCCAGTTGCGCGGGGTCTTTCAGGGCTGGGCCGCGATCGATGCCTGGAGTTCATCCTATCCCATGTGCTCGTCATCAAGCGGTCGTGCAGATTCGTGA
- a CDS encoding YggS family pyridoxal phosphate-dependent enzyme → MTDDSVSRLATVSAQLQHAAKLGQHATPTLIAVSKTHDADTIRPLLEAGHRVFGENRVQEAAAKWPDLCAAYPGVELHLIGQLQSNKAADAVALFDVIHTVDRSSLIAALAEAMDKSGKRPDCFLQVNIGDEDQKGGCAIAEAPAMLEAARSAGLPIIGLMAIPPHGLDAAPYFALLAKMARELGLAKLSMGMSEDYEVAAMLGASHVRIGSALFGARA, encoded by the coding sequence ATGACCGACGACAGCGTTTCCCGCCTTGCCACCGTCTCCGCCCAGCTTCAGCACGCCGCGAAGCTCGGGCAGCACGCGACCCCGACCCTGATCGCGGTGTCGAAGACGCATGATGCCGACACGATCCGCCCGCTGCTGGAGGCTGGACACCGCGTCTTCGGTGAAAACCGGGTGCAGGAAGCCGCCGCCAAATGGCCCGATCTGTGCGCGGCCTATCCCGGCGTCGAACTCCATCTGATCGGCCAACTTCAGTCGAACAAGGCGGCCGACGCGGTCGCGTTGTTCGATGTGATCCACACCGTCGACCGCTCCTCGCTGATCGCCGCGCTGGCCGAGGCGATGGACAAGAGCGGAAAGCGGCCCGACTGTTTCCTTCAGGTCAATATCGGCGACGAAGACCAGAAGGGCGGCTGTGCTATCGCCGAGGCCCCTGCGATGCTGGAGGCGGCCCGTAGTGCTGGCCTTCCCATCATCGGCCTGATGGCGATCCCGCCGCACGGGCTGGATGCGGCCCCCTATTTCGCCCTGCTCGCCAAGATGGCGCGCGAACTGGGGCTGGCGAAGCTCAGCATGGGCATGTCCGAGGATTATGAGGTCGCCGCGATGCTCGGCGCCAGCCATGTCCGCATCGGCAGCGCCTTGTTCGGAGCGCGCGCATGA
- the rsmG gene encoding 16S rRNA (guanine(527)-N(7))-methyltransferase RsmG yields MNEDQARDWAVQRFGEDAASRIDWFLDRVVVENDQQNLISPSTIGTIWSRHAVDSAQLIPLADRADGQWIDIGTGGGFPGMIVAIAWPGRVALVEPRKKRAEFLQECVDGLGMGDRVTVHASKIEAVPIKADIISARAVATVENLLRAAVHCGKQETRWLLPRGRLDEREIKTLKRQWRFVFHVEHSITSAESSIVILDRVEAR; encoded by the coding sequence ATGAACGAGGATCAGGCCCGCGACTGGGCGGTGCAGCGCTTTGGGGAGGATGCGGCGTCGCGGATCGACTGGTTCCTCGACCGCGTGGTGGTGGAGAACGACCAGCAGAACCTGATCTCGCCTTCCACCATTGGCACGATCTGGAGCCGCCATGCGGTCGACTCGGCGCAGCTGATTCCTCTGGCCGACCGGGCGGATGGCCAATGGATCGATATCGGCACCGGCGGTGGCTTTCCAGGCATGATCGTCGCCATCGCCTGGCCCGGGCGGGTGGCGCTGGTCGAGCCGCGCAAGAAGCGGGCGGAGTTCCTGCAGGAATGCGTCGACGGGCTGGGCATGGGGGACCGGGTGACGGTCCACGCCTCGAAGATCGAGGCAGTGCCGATCAAGGCGGACATTATTTCTGCTCGCGCGGTGGCGACAGTCGAAAATCTTTTGCGCGCGGCCGTCCACTGCGGCAAACAGGAAACGCGGTGGCTGCTCCCGCGCGGCCGCCTGGACGAGCGCGAAATCAAGACCCTCAAGCGGCAATGGCGCTTCGTGTTTCACGTGGAACATAGCATCACCTCGGCGGAATCGTCGATCGTGATCCTCGACCGAGTAGAGGCCCGATGA
- a CDS encoding ParB/RepB/Spo0J family partition protein gives MSGDTTAKRPRPGLGRGLGALLGDIAREAPIRPGDQQTPGGVRMLPVGSLQPHPDQPRRHFEEAALDELAASIAARGLIQPIVVRPHGKDYQIVAGERRWRAAQRARLHEVPVVVRDFDDAQTLEVALIENIQRQDLNAIEEAQAYQRLAGEFGHTQEALAKIVHKSRSHVANLLRLLELPDTVQGQVVSGALSMGHARALLGADEVEALADQVIARGLSVRETEKLTREAKGGGRKASEGGEKNAAKGSGGQDAPDADIAALEGQLADLLGLSVRIAHGEKGGTLTLSYSTLDQLDMVCQRLTGEGI, from the coding sequence ATGAGCGGCGACACGACCGCCAAGCGCCCGCGTCCTGGTCTCGGCCGCGGTCTGGGCGCCCTGCTCGGCGATATCGCGCGCGAGGCACCGATCCGGCCGGGTGATCAGCAGACGCCGGGTGGCGTACGGATGCTGCCCGTCGGCTCGCTCCAGCCGCACCCCGACCAGCCGCGTCGCCATTTCGAGGAAGCCGCGCTCGACGAACTCGCCGCCTCGATCGCCGCGCGCGGGCTGATCCAGCCGATCGTCGTTCGTCCGCACGGCAAGGACTATCAGATCGTCGCGGGCGAACGCCGTTGGCGAGCGGCCCAGCGCGCGCGGTTGCATGAGGTACCGGTCGTCGTCCGGGACTTCGACGACGCGCAGACGCTCGAAGTCGCGCTGATCGAGAATATCCAGCGGCAGGACCTGAACGCGATCGAAGAGGCGCAGGCCTATCAGCGCCTCGCCGGCGAGTTCGGCCATACCCAGGAGGCGCTGGCCAAGATCGTCCACAAGTCGCGCAGCCATGTCGCCAATCTGCTGCGCCTGCTCGAACTGCCCGACACGGTGCAAGGGCAGGTGGTCAGCGGGGCGCTGTCGATGGGCCATGCGCGCGCGCTGCTCGGCGCGGACGAGGTCGAGGCGCTGGCCGATCAGGTCATCGCACGCGGCCTGAGCGTTCGCGAAACCGAGAAGCTGACCCGAGAAGCCAAGGGTGGCGGTCGCAAGGCTTCGGAGGGCGGCGAGAAGAACGCAGCCAAGGGATCGGGCGGCCAGGATGCCCCTGATGCCGACATCGCCGCGCTGGAGGGCCAGCTCGCCGATCTGCTCGGCCTGTCGGTGCGTATCGCGCATGGCGAGAAGGGGGGGACTTTGACCCTCAGCTATTCCACGCTCGATCAGCTCGACATGGTGTGTCAGCGGTTGACCGGTGAGGGGATTTGA
- a CDS encoding DUF6489 family protein gives MKVNVEIDCTPEEARRAMGLPDLTPIHERYVQMMLDTMQSGVKPEMIEAMMRNWAPMGEAGMTMWRRMFEGQKG, from the coding sequence ATGAAAGTGAATGTGGAAATCGACTGCACGCCCGAAGAGGCGCGCCGCGCCATGGGCCTGCCCGATCTGACGCCGATCCATGAACGCTATGTCCAGATGATGCTCGACACGATGCAGTCCGGCGTGAAGCCCGAGATGATCGAGGCGATGATGCGCAACTGGGCACCGATGGGCGAGGCGGGCATGACCATGTGGCGCCGGATGTTCGAGGGGCAGAAGGGCTGA
- a CDS encoding DUF3576 domain-containing protein translates to MLRRSATAFAVIAALSLGACAGKKERPQGDLAASKITTIGVNSYLWRASLDTLSFMPLAETDSNGGVIVTDWYVNPQVPTERMKVTVTILDQDLRADALRVTALREVNRGGQWVEAPVQAATIQKLEDIILTKARDLRRASITK, encoded by the coding sequence ATGCTTCGCCGTTCCGCCACCGCGTTCGCGGTAATCGCCGCTTTGTCGCTCGGCGCCTGTGCCGGCAAGAAGGAACGCCCGCAGGGCGATCTGGCCGCGTCGAAGATCACCACGATCGGCGTCAATTCCTATCTGTGGCGTGCCAGCCTCGATACGCTGAGCTTCATGCCGTTGGCCGAGACCGACTCCAATGGCGGCGTCATCGTCACCGACTGGTACGTCAACCCGCAGGTCCCGACCGAGCGGATGAAGGTCACCGTCACCATCCTCGACCAGGATCTGCGCGCCGATGCACTGCGCGTCACCGCCCTGCGCGAAGTCAATCGCGGCGGCCAGTGGGTGGAGGCGCCAGTGCAGGCGGCGACCATCCAGAAGCTGGAAGACATCATCCTCACCAAGGCGCGCGACCTGCGCCGCGCCTCGATCACGAAGTAA
- a CDS encoding ParA family protein, giving the protein MICVAIANQKGGVGKTTSAINLATALAATGLNVLLIDLDPQGNASTGLGIPNSQRLFSSYHVLLGEARIDDAVVHSQVPRLDVVPATVDLSGAELELVDFENRTHRLDHALRRTQGNWDIVLVDCPPSLGLLTINAMVASDSLFVPLQCEFFALEGLSQLLTTVERIRARFNPGLAILGVALTMYDRRNRLTDQVSADVRAVLGGVVFDTVIPRNVRLSEAPSHGLPALIYDHRCVGSQAYIALAREMIARLPFGTQPGAAAA; this is encoded by the coding sequence ATGATCTGCGTTGCCATCGCGAACCAGAAGGGTGGGGTGGGCAAGACCACCAGCGCCATCAATCTCGCCACCGCGCTGGCGGCGACGGGGCTGAACGTCCTGCTGATCGACCTCGATCCGCAAGGTAACGCGTCGACAGGTCTGGGCATTCCCAACAGCCAGCGACTATTCTCCAGCTACCATGTGCTGCTGGGCGAGGCGCGGATCGACGATGCGGTGGTGCATAGCCAGGTCCCGCGTCTCGACGTCGTACCTGCCACCGTCGATCTGTCGGGGGCCGAGCTGGAGCTGGTCGATTTTGAGAATCGGACGCACCGGCTGGACCATGCGCTGCGGCGGACGCAGGGCAATTGGGACATCGTGCTGGTCGATTGCCCGCCCTCGCTGGGGCTGCTCACGATCAATGCGATGGTGGCGTCCGACTCGCTGTTCGTGCCGCTGCAATGCGAGTTCTTCGCGCTGGAGGGGCTGTCGCAGCTGTTGACGACGGTCGAGCGGATCCGTGCGCGATTCAATCCGGGCCTCGCTATTCTGGGCGTGGCGTTGACGATGTATGACCGGCGCAACCGGCTGACCGACCAAGTGTCGGCCGATGTGCGCGCCGTTTTGGGGGGTGTAGTGTTCGATACGGTGATTCCGCGCAACGTCCGGCTGTCGGAGGCGCCCAGCCATGGCCTGCCGGCGCTGATCTATGATCATCGCTGCGTCGGCAGTCAGGCCTATATCGCACTCGCCCGTGAGATGATCGCGCGCCTGCCGTTCGGAACTCAGCCGGGAGCGGCAGCGGCATGA
- a CDS encoding HAD family hydrolase has product MSRFAALLFDFDGVLIDSEYEGNRHLAEWLTANGHPHSPQEAMHHYMGLAGKDFIATIEGRIGHTLPESFYEARRAEDVRAMAEGVAAIGGAVAFVKSLPADFPKAIVSSSPTVWIDQHLRHIGLRDLFGEHIYSGREHVTRGKPAPDLYLHAAEQLGVRIEDCAILEDSPVGATGAVASGGHVIGMCMGTHCAIGHDQRLRDIGVAAIAQDYEDVRRELGF; this is encoded by the coding sequence ATGAGCCGTTTCGCCGCGCTGCTGTTCGACTTCGACGGTGTCCTGATCGACAGCGAATATGAGGGCAATCGCCACCTCGCCGAATGGCTGACCGCCAACGGCCACCCGCATTCTCCGCAGGAAGCGATGCACCATTATATGGGGCTCGCGGGCAAGGACTTCATTGCGACGATCGAGGGGCGAATCGGCCACACCCTGCCCGAGAGTTTCTACGAAGCGCGCCGGGCCGAGGATGTGCGCGCCATGGCAGAGGGCGTGGCAGCAATCGGCGGCGCGGTGGCGTTCGTGAAGTCGCTTCCCGCCGATTTTCCCAAGGCGATCGTTTCGTCCAGCCCGACCGTCTGGATCGACCAGCATCTGCGCCATATCGGCCTGCGCGACCTGTTCGGCGAGCATATCTATAGCGGCCGCGAGCATGTCACGCGCGGCAAGCCCGCCCCCGACCTCTATCTCCATGCAGCCGAGCAGCTCGGCGTACGGATCGAGGATTGCGCGATCCTGGAGGACTCCCCGGTCGGTGCGACCGGCGCGGTGGCCAGCGGTGGCCATGTCATCGGTATGTGCATGGGCACCCATTGCGCCATCGGCCATGACCAAAGACTGCGGGACATCGGCGTCGCCGCGATCGCGCAGGATTATGAGGATGTCCGTCGCGAACTGGGGTTCTAA
- the mnmG gene encoding tRNA uridine-5-carboxymethylaminomethyl(34) synthesis enzyme MnmG, translating into MFDVVVIGGGHAGTEAAAAAARRGARTALLSFDRHGLGAMSCNPAIGGLGKGHIVREVDAFDGLIGRAADMGAIHYRMLNRSKGTAVQGPRVQADRRRYAGSIQAMLAAQSKLTIVEGEAEALVLDGDRVAGVQLGDGTILSARAVVLATGTFLGGRLFRGEERHLGGRIGERAAILMAEQLRALGLPMARMKTGTPPRLDGRTIDWAKLDEQPSDTDPWTMSPMTAGRPLPQIACAITRTTEETHAIIAAAFHRSPLFTGAIEANGPRYCPSIEDKIKRFADRDSHQIFLEPEGLDDPLVYPNGLSTSLPTDVQEAMIASMPGLERAVITLPGYAVEYDHIDPRALDARLALGALAGVFCAGQINGTTGYEEAAGQGLIAGLNAAAHACDLSPVILDRASSYLGVMIDDLVLQGVTEPYRMLTARAEYRLSLRADNAETRLGGIAEAAGCLSEERLAHRRRRQEQQAMLRERLSVVRTASDLSRSGAAIAQDGARRTAYEWLRFDGVTLAHVAPDAAEGCNPAVVAETLEDARYAPYVERQAEEVARLRADEQILLSPALDYAAIPGLSQEMIDRLSLARPATLAAASRIRGITPAALSAVLLYARKVAA; encoded by the coding sequence ATGTTTGATGTCGTAGTGATCGGTGGTGGTCACGCGGGAACCGAGGCCGCTGCAGCGGCTGCGCGCCGGGGTGCGCGGACGGCCCTTTTGTCCTTCGATCGTCATGGCCTGGGCGCCATGTCCTGCAATCCCGCTATCGGCGGATTGGGGAAGGGCCATATCGTGCGCGAGGTCGATGCCTTTGACGGGCTGATCGGCCGCGCGGCGGATATGGGTGCGATCCACTATCGGATGCTCAACCGGAGCAAGGGCACCGCAGTTCAGGGACCGCGCGTGCAGGCCGACCGGCGGCGCTACGCCGGGTCGATCCAGGCGATGCTGGCGGCGCAGTCGAAGCTGACCATCGTCGAGGGTGAGGCGGAGGCGTTGGTGCTCGACGGCGATCGCGTCGCGGGTGTGCAGCTTGGAGACGGCACCATTCTGTCGGCACGCGCGGTGGTGCTGGCGACCGGGACCTTTCTCGGCGGGCGGCTGTTCCGGGGCGAGGAGCGACATCTCGGTGGCCGCATCGGCGAGCGGGCAGCGATCCTTATGGCTGAGCAGCTCCGCGCGCTGGGCCTGCCGATGGCCCGGATGAAGACCGGCACGCCGCCACGCCTCGACGGTCGCACCATCGATTGGGCGAAGCTGGACGAGCAACCCAGCGATACCGATCCCTGGACCATGTCGCCGATGACGGCGGGTCGGCCGCTGCCGCAAATCGCCTGCGCGATCACCCGGACGACCGAGGAGACCCATGCGATCATTGCAGCGGCCTTCCACCGCTCGCCGCTGTTCACCGGAGCGATCGAGGCGAACGGTCCGCGCTACTGTCCGTCGATCGAGGACAAGATCAAGCGCTTCGCCGACCGCGACAGCCATCAGATTTTCCTGGAGCCGGAAGGGCTGGACGATCCTCTGGTCTATCCCAATGGCCTGTCGACTTCGCTGCCGACGGATGTGCAGGAGGCAATGATCGCCTCCATGCCGGGGCTGGAACGCGCGGTCATCACGCTGCCCGGCTATGCGGTGGAATATGACCATATCGATCCGCGTGCGCTCGATGCCCGGCTGGCGCTGGGGGCGCTGGCGGGCGTGTTCTGCGCCGGGCAGATCAACGGCACGACCGGTTATGAGGAAGCGGCGGGGCAGGGGCTGATTGCCGGGTTGAACGCGGCGGCCCATGCCTGCGACCTGTCGCCGGTCATCCTCGATCGCGCGTCCAGCTATCTGGGCGTGATGATCGACGATCTGGTGTTGCAGGGCGTGACCGAGCCGTACCGGATGCTGACCGCGCGCGCCGAGTACCGGCTGTCGCTGCGTGCCGACAATGCCGAGACGCGTCTAGGCGGCATCGCGGAAGCGGCCGGGTGCCTCTCGGAGGAGCGGCTGGCCCATCGGCGGCGGCGGCAGGAACAGCAGGCAATGTTGCGCGAGCGGTTGTCCGTGGTGCGTACCGCGTCCGATCTGTCGCGCAGCGGTGCCGCGATCGCGCAGGATGGCGCGCGGCGGACGGCCTATGAATGGCTGCGTTTCGACGGTGTGACGCTGGCGCATGTCGCGCCCGACGCAGCCGAGGGTTGCAATCCGGCGGTGGTAGCCGAAACGCTGGAGGATGCGCGTTATGCGCCCTATGTCGAACGGCAGGCGGAGGAGGTTGCCCGGCTCCGAGCCGATGAGCAGATCCTGTTGTCGCCCGCGCTCGACTATGCCGCCATCCCCGGCCTGTCGCAGGAGATGATCGACCGACTCAGCCTTGCGCGACCTGCCACCTTGGCGGCGGCATCGCGTATTCGCGGCATCACGCCTGCTGCCCTGTCGGCAGTGCTTCTCTACGCTCGAAAGGTCGCCGCATGA
- a CDS encoding dienelactone hydrolase family protein codes for MTATKTIAAQNGEGQFNAYYAEPEGQPTAAIIVIQEIFGVNAGIRRKCDTLAEAGYLAVAPDLFHKIAPGIELDPDIPNEMQQALDLMGQFDQDGGIRDIEATIKAIRDEHGADFKVGVVGYCLGGRLAFMTAARTDVDASVGYYGVGIDGLLGEKHAIAKPVLLHIPEEDHFVDKDAQKRMHEGLDDHPKVTLYDYAGEDHGFATEFGQRRSDESAKLADERTMAFFAENLR; via the coding sequence ATGACTGCCACCAAGACCATCGCCGCACAGAACGGCGAAGGCCAGTTCAACGCCTATTATGCCGAGCCGGAAGGTCAGCCGACCGCCGCGATCATCGTCATCCAGGAGATCTTCGGCGTGAATGCCGGTATCCGCCGCAAGTGCGACACACTGGCCGAGGCAGGCTATCTGGCCGTCGCCCCCGATCTTTTCCACAAGATCGCCCCGGGCATCGAGCTGGACCCCGACATTCCCAACGAGATGCAACAGGCGCTCGACCTGATGGGCCAGTTCGACCAGGACGGCGGCATTCGCGACATCGAAGCGACGATCAAGGCGATCCGCGACGAGCATGGCGCGGACTTCAAGGTCGGCGTCGTCGGCTATTGCCTGGGCGGGCGACTGGCCTTCATGACCGCGGCGCGCACCGATGTGGATGCCAGTGTCGGCTATTATGGCGTCGGCATCGACGGCCTGCTGGGTGAGAAACACGCCATCGCCAAGCCGGTCCTGCTCCATATCCCGGAAGAGGATCACTTCGTCGACAAGGACGCGCAGAAGCGGATGCATGAGGGGCTCGACGATCACCCCAAGGTCACGCTCTATGATTATGCCGGTGAGGATCACGGCTTCGCGACCGAGTTCGGTCAGCGTCGGTCGGATGAGTCCGCCAAGCTGGCGGACGAGCGCACCATGGCGTTCTTTGCGGAAAACCTCCGCTAA